The following proteins are encoded in a genomic region of Vanessa cardui chromosome W, ilVanCard2.1, whole genome shotgun sequence:
- the LOC124542578 gene encoding uncharacterized protein LOC124542578 translates to MSQLEPQHTAEVRDLIVSPPTSGKYEKLKAELIKRLSASQERKIKQLIMHEELGDRKPSQFLRHLQHLAGPTVPDDFIRTIWSSRLPHNLQTIVASQAAMGLDDLAELADRIHDIVPNGQVASTSNSPPVTKEFQSSSTEVLTRTVAELGRKLEAMNVELRSRRRQPLVAEHNCLASRLFITDRKTKVQYLIDTDSDLCVFPMSAVQERRIKTTYELFTANGTIIATYR, encoded by the exons ATGTCGCAATTGGAACCTCAGCACACCGCGGAAGTTAGAGATCTCATAGTATCTCCACCAACATCAGGGAAGTACGAGAAGTTAAAGGCCGAATTAATCAAGCGTCTGTCTGCATCACAAGAGCGAAAGATAAAGCAGCTTATCATGCACGAAGAACTTGGCGACCGGAAGCCATCGCAATTTCTTCGTCATCTGCAGCATTTAGCCGGCCCTACTGTACCAGACGATTTTATTAGAACGATATGGTCGAGTAGACTTCCACACAACCTGCAAACAATAGTCGCATCGCAAGCTGCTATGGGATTAGACGACTTAGCGGAATTAGCCGATCGTATTCACGATATCGTTCCAAACGGGCAAGTAGCTAGTACGAGTAACTCGCCTCCAGTTACTAAAGAGTTTCAAAGTTCATCAACCGAAGTACTGACTCGAACTGTAGCTGAACTGGGCCGCAAGCTGGAAGCAATGAACGTGGAGCTCCGTAGTCGCCGAC GGCAGCCGTTAGTGGCGGAACATAACTGCCTTGCTAGCCGCCTGTTCATTACGGATCGCAAGACAAAGGTGCAATACCTGATAGATACGGATTCAGACCTGTGCGTGTTTCCTATGTCCGCTGTTCAAGAGCGACGTATCAAAACAACATATGAGTTGTTCACAGCCAATGGAACCATTATAGCTACATataggtaa